Below is a genomic region from Rosa chinensis cultivar Old Blush chromosome 5, RchiOBHm-V2, whole genome shotgun sequence.
gttttcttcttcaaaacgAAGGGATTGTTCCCTTTTGGTGTTTTCTTTGATGTACCCTCTTCAGCCCCAATTTTCCTATTACCAGATCTAGTTTTTCTCTCAGATCCGTTTCATTCCTTGGTTATCGCTGAAAACAGCGATTTTCTCTTATACCTTCCGCCGCGGTTTATGGTTTAAGCAGGATTTACCGGCTAGTGTACATGGGTCAATATATCCACAAGTCAACATCGGATTGTCTATCCTTTTCGGTAGATGTCCTTTGGATCCCTTTGTGGATCATCTCCGTTTTCTTTTCCTCTAGTTTTAGAGCTTCGTTGGCGGTGGAAGAGATTCTCCGTTCTGGAGGTGATCTGGAATTTCCTATTCTCTGTCTCTTGCACTCAGCTCTTTGGGTGTTCGATCGGGATGGTGACCGGCACCCCTCAAGTTTACCGGTCAAGTTTCTGCAGCTTCATCGCGGTGGCGCCGTCTACTGTGTGGCCATCGGGTTGTGTTTATTTGGGCCTTGCGGTCTTTCCTTTTGTTTGTTGGTTGGCCCTTGTTTTTGGGTTATAAATAAGTTCTCagtttgtttgcaaataaaaaaaaaaaattaaggaagaACTATAAATGCAAACAAAGCTGGATGATTTGGAGAATAGTAACATATGCTCAGATCTAGACTTCCTAATGAACACCTGTTTAGATTTTTCTCTTCAACTGacataataaaagaaaacaaatgctGTATTAAATGTACTGAAGATGGTTATGCTTATattgaattataatttttgACAAATTAAGTAAGCTAATGTCATTGCTTTCTTGTTTAATGATGACAGTTGGTTCACGATTATCATCGAGGACATCTCCATTATCATCAAAGTCATCCCAGGCTACATCCTATACCACGGTGAGCTTATAATATAAACTTTTGTCAAACTTTATTTCCATTTATCTCTAACTACCTTATGAATTTTTTCACATCGCTGTCGAAGTGCTTGGCCTGCGTATTAGTTTCTTCAAGGTTGACCAGTGGCTTCTGGTCTCTGTGGTCGTTGACTGCGGTAAGAGTCTCTTGTAGATCACTAAAAAGTAAACACATGAAAAAATTTCGTGAAccaattaataaaaattgatGATTCTATGACAACGGATTTGGAGAGGAATAATATTTACCAAGGAAGATGTTAATAAGGTTGCAGCAATCACTAAATATATATCCTTCTCATGGATTACATTTTCTGAACCACACAGGAATATTCGCAGCAGCAAAACTTTCAATTGGCTTTCCATTTGTAATTGCAATACTAATATACAAATGGCGAAGGAGGCACTTGTCAATGTATGACAATATTGAAGACTTTCTGCAGAGTAACAGTAATCTCATGCCGGTAAGGTACTCTTACTCAGAAATCAAAAAGATGGCTAGCGGATTCAAGGACAAATTGGGTGAAGGAGGCTTTGGCACCGTGTACAAGGCAAAACTCCGCAGTGGTCGCCTTGTGGCCATCAAGATTTTGAGTAAGTCCAAAACTAATGGGCAAGATTTTATCAATGAGGTTGCTACTATCGGAAGGATTCACCATGTTAATGTGGTGCGACTTATAGGCTTCTGTGTTGACCGTTCAAACCGTGCACTTGTTTATGATTTCATGTCAAATGGCTCTCTTGACAAGTACATTTTTTCCCAGCAAGGTGCTATCTCCTTGAGCTGTGAGAAAATATTTGAGATTGCAGTTGGAGTGGCTCATGGAATTCAATATCTCCATCAAGGATGTGACATGCGAATTCTGCATTTTGACCTCAAGCCTCACAACATTCTTCTTGACGAGAATTTTACTGCCAAGGTTTCTGATTTTGGATTAGCAAGGCTATACCCATTGGATAAAAGCATTGTGTCTTTGACTGCAGCAAGAGGAACCATAGGATACATGGCTCCAGAGTTATTCTACAAAAACATTGGAGGTGTATCATACAAAGCGGATGTATATAGTTTTGGAATGTTAATGTTGGAAATGGCTGGTAGAAGGAAGAACTTGAATGCAGCCATAGATCATTCAAGCGAATTTAGCCAAATGTACTTTCCCACACGGGTTTCTGATCAATTGAATCAAGGGAAGGAGATCGAAATAGGAGATGCCACTGAAGATGAAATGAAAATCATAAAGAAGATGATCATAGTGGCACTGTGGTGCATACAAATGAAGCCTATTGAACGTCCTTCAATGAGCAAAGTAGTAGAAATGCTTGAAGGAGAAATTGAGAGCCTCCAAATACCTCCAAAGCCTTTCTTATATCCACAGCAAATACCAGAAGATGATGTTGAGGACAATTTAAGTACTACATGTGCATCAAGAATGACAGAATCTACagagatcatcaatttgattgCAGATGGAAATTAAGTGATTTTGTATATGTCAATATGTGATGTTAGGGCCATgaaatttctctataaatttGATAGCTTAAAAACATTTTAAGTTTGAATTAATGTACGAATACAATTAAACTTGCTTTTGATTGCTGTCTTGAACTCCTGATATGCAAATACAATGTTTCAAAGTATGAGAAGTAAGATTTATTTGGTTCATTGCTTTGTGAATTATGAGAATTATAAAATATTTTGCCATTTCTTGGTATGcttgaaaatgggttcaccTGAATGAGTAATGCTTTGCATAGGCAATTTTGGCTTGGAATGTACTACGAATTGGGAAGAAAATATTAGTTCAGTGACAAAAGGTGTGGCATATTAAGTCTGAGGTGTGTTTTGGGAGCTCACTGTTAGATTCCAATTACAGGGCATTGGTGATTTTGAGTGTGTAATATGAGAATCAAATCCTTACAAGATTTGTTTTGAGgtatcaaaatatcaaatggtgttttaggttttattgcCATATGGCTGTCCTAAGCCTTTTAATGCCATGGAATACCGGTTTTGCAAAGATTCAGAAGCAGATAACACAATCTATTTTTATCCTAGTCATGGAAAACTAACAATGGAAACACAAAGAAACAATACTTGACACTGTAATTGCTTTGAAATGGCAATTCTACTTGCAGCAGTCAACATTGGCTTATGACCATCCAAGACTCCAAAGTTAAGTTCGGTAGTCTGAGTCTGCTTCTGATTTTTCTCCTTTTCTGCAATAAATCGAAATCTTATAGTGAACATGAGAGCATAGATGTAGAAACCGGAAAAACAAGGTAAGAACCAACTGAAGAGAGATTGCTTTTCACAAACCCATTCCAGTTCCACAATTTGGGCAGAAGGAACTGGATGGCAAACTTGGGGTCTCCTCATTTACCGCTGGTGCCCAACTGTTATCCACAATTTGGTAAGTTGGGCAATTATCTTTTATGTAGGGCTATAAACTTACAATCAAAGAATGGGACAATCCAAACTCGGATAGTCTTTTTACCCCACTTTTCAGTAGTATATTTGTCTTTTCTCTCactttataataataaaaacagtTGATATCAGAAATGGTCCTCAAACTGATATCCGGACTATTGTCATGCTAATGGAATGTTCTCTCTTTCGTTATATTTATCTGTAGAATTGCGATTATTTGCAACTGGGCAACACAGATTGTTCTTGTGGGTGCTGTTGAGGGCTAGCACATTGCCGGAGTACCTCTCGGAGCGTTCATTGACCCACTGCACCCAGGAGACAGCTTTGATCCATCAGAGCTTGCAGACAGTTGACCCTGAATAGTTTGCAAAGCTTGTGGTAAAGAGCTTGAGCTTGCAAAGTTTGGCATCTTTATGCAGGCCATTATAACCTTCTGATCTTCTCAAATGTCCATTTTGAATGAATAAGATTAGCATTTAACTGGTTCGTGATTAGTAAACCCCCCGCTTATGCCCGTCCCTAATAAGATGGCAATGAACAGCTCATGTACGAGCTAGCATTTGCagtaggggtgggttcggtttcGAACGGTTCGGTTTTGAGcctaaaccgaaaaccgaaccgaattaggactcggttcggttcggttcggttttgcgtttgaaaccgaaaaccgaaccgacccgatcggttcggttcggtccgGTCcagttcggtttttttttttttttttttttttttttttttttaaggaaaacagaTTTCTTACCACTTTTACCTCTTTAGACCAAAAACCTATTTTGTTGAATCTTccctagtcttttttttttttacacaattgCAGACTGTTAAGGCATAACTTATAACTAGTAGTAATTCAACACAAACCAACAACAGCCAGCAAAACCTAGAtccaaaatctagcaaaaatGATTATCTACAAGGACCAACATATATAGATTACAATTAATCAAATAGAATGCTTGAAAGTTAAAAATCCATTAACAGTCCACTTCATTGATCATATCTTAGAGCTCAGCCTTGGTTGGGTTCTGTCCCATTGCTGCTGAACCATAATCTATAAATAGAGTTAGCAAGGCCTGCATTACAACTTGCAAGATTACATCAGACTGAACTTGAGTGGATAATGAGTTGAGATTAGATAAGTTGAGCAAACTGATTGAATACTAAACAACTTACCAGTAACAAAAACGAAAACCATTAGTGCTTGCATCATTTTTCACCTGCAAAAGCCGAACAGATATACAAAGAAAAAGCCCAAATTAGCATAGATGTGTTTTTGCTTCAGATTCAGTACACTAAAGCAGTATCCTGTGGATCAATATTTGATGCAACTTTTTGAGGCATGAGGCTGCCTTTCTATCACAGTTTAGTTTATGAGTTAAAAGAACGTAATAGATTAGTAAAATATTATCTTTTTCCCTCCCCCCTCTTTCTGTcctattttatttttcgttAACATGGCATGCAAGATGTTACTTCATCTCTCTATGAGTACATTCACATTTTCTTTTTGTAGATATCTTTTTacttttggccaaaagaaaatatgatttcttttgagCATTATGATCTGATGAATGATGATGCTAGATGAGATCTCACTATGATAAAATTTCTGCCTTGGAAAATGAACTTTGAATGCTAAATATGCTGGATGCTAAAATATCTGCCTTTGTTATTGAATCACGTACATTCCTTGATATCAATTTTTAACTTTGAAAGCATGCAGCCATATACCATCCATTAAATAAACAAGTCAAGATATAAATTACTGCATGTAGAGCACACTTAGAAAGAACTCAGACGAAATGTTAGTTAGTCGACCTGTAATGTGATCATGTATATTGCCTCCAGGACTTCAGCACGAATTTCAGGATCATCAACTGGTTCACGCTCAATTGAGAGAGCACTACTAAGCTCAAGTGGCATTTTTGATCTATCTTGCTGACTGTAAATCTAGGCACCATTCACCATATCAACAGGagaggaaacaaaaagaaaaaatgaagagtaGCAGAAAGAAACAGAACtctgtatattttagtattGCAACTCGTAAGCAGATAGAACTATAGAACGCTATCTACAACAAAATTTGTGAAGATTCTATAactctttaaaaataaaaggcaGGAGACAAATGCGGGAGAGAATATTCATATGATGTGTTTTAGTAAATAAAGGATACTTTTCATCTAACGTTCTTGCACTAAAAAGTAAAGAATCCAGCATTCCTTAGCCTAATTGATAAGAAAGTTCTAAAGTCAAGAAGCAGGTGCTTATCTTACCTTGTTACCGGCAACAGGTAGAAGCAGAGCTGGCCAGAGAAACTCTAAAATCAAAAGCAAATTCTGCAGCTCACTCACAGCTTCAAAACAACAGTTACAAATAGTTCCAGAAACCTATAAGCAAACAATCATTGTACTAAAGAGGTTAGCAGTGTGTCTAACTACACTTCCTTAAACTAGATTGGCACTATTTTTGGCTGCTCAATCACAAACCACAGTAAGCTATCCTTGATAGATGAAGAATTTGAATCCATTAAGAAAGCCTAAAGCCACATGGTA
It encodes:
- the LOC112167853 gene encoding rust resistance kinase Lr10, which translates into the protein MGQYIHKSTSDCLSFSVDVLWIPLWIISVFFSSSFRASLAVEEILRSGGDLEFPILCLLHSALWVFDRDGDRHPSSLPVKFLQLHRGGAVYCVAIGWFTIIIEDISIIIKVIPGYILYHVLGLRISFFKVDQWLLVSVVVDCGIFAAAKLSIGFPFVIAILIYKWRRRHLSMYDNIEDFLQSNSNLMPVRYSYSEIKKMASGFKDKLGEGGFGTVYKAKLRSGRLVAIKILSKSKTNGQDFINEVATIGRIHHVNVVRLIGFCVDRSNRALVYDFMSNGSLDKYIFSQQGAISLSCEKIFEIAVGVAHGIQYLHQGCDMRILHFDLKPHNILLDENFTAKVSDFGLARLYPLDKSIVSLTAARGTIGYMAPELFYKNIGGVSYKADVYSFGMLMLEMAGRRKNLNAAIDHSSEFSQMYFPTRVSDQLNQGKEIEIGDATEDEMKIIKKMIIVALWCIQMKPIERPSMSKVVEMLEGEIESLQIPPKPFLYPQQIPEDDVEDNLSTTCASRMTESTEIINLIADGN